One region of Scomber scombrus chromosome 10, fScoSco1.1, whole genome shotgun sequence genomic DNA includes:
- the csde1 gene encoding cold shock domain-containing protein E1 isoform X2: MGSPWKGFVEFTLPASPPTAFVSADLSSTSPVGLSLSPYGRSMSFDPGMLHNNGHTAYANGTGPGIRETGVVEKLLTSYGFIQCSERQARLFFHCSQYNGNLQELKIGDDVEFEVSSDRRTGKPIAVKLLKIKPEVLPEERISGQVGPDLHAYPFTVLHGYIHPVVSAIPVHLDGKSAPGQVPTGSVCYERNGEVFYLTYTPDDVEGNIHLDTGDKVSFYMDTNKHTGAVSARNIQLVKKKQMRCQGVVCATKEAFGFIERADVVKEIFFHYSEFKGDLEALQAGDDVEFTIKDRNGKEVATDVRLLPQGTVIFEDISIEQFEGTVAKVIPKVSTKNQNDPLPGRISARIGFTDKELPFGEKDTKSKVTLLEGDHIQFNISTDRRDKLERATNIDILPDTFNFTKETREMGVIAAIRDGFGFIKCVDRDARMFFHFSEVLEESQLHISDEVEFTVVPDMLSAQRNHAVRIKKLPKGTVSFHTQSEQRFVGTVEKEIMSATAKNASPNKNKEKESEEGVIAYEDCGVKLTVQYHTKDLEGGCHPQAGDKVEFSINEVKRTGQQSAVSIRVLNRNASNAKRLHGFVATLKDNFGFIETANHDQEIFFHYSEMCGDLDNLELGDTVEYTLSKGKGNKVSAEKVTKVAAVNGIGDDVSVTVMMGKVIRPLRSVDPSQTEYQGLIETSEEGGTKGQNYPFGIMGMANKADCLQKGELVKFQICTVTQTGQKMACNVVPQRRAMVECVKDQFGFITYEVGESKKLFFHVKEVQDGLELQTGDEVEFSVVLNQRTGKCSACNVRRVSEGPKPVVTPRPDRLVNRLKSITLDDASAPRLVIVRQPRGPDNSKGFNVERKTRQPGVID, translated from the exons aTGAGTTTTGACCCAGGCATGCTCCATAACAATGGGCACACTGCGTACGCCAACGGCACAGGGCCTGGCATCAGAGAGACAGGCGTGGTGGAGAAGCTTCTAACTTCTTACGGTTTCATCCAGTGCTCCGAACGCCAGGCTCGTCTCTTCTtccactgctcccagtacaatGGTAACCTGCAGGAGCTTAAAATAGGAG atgatgtagagtTTGAGGTATCCTCTGACAGGCGCACTGGCAAGCCCATAGCAGTGAAGCTGCTTAAGATAAAGCCAGAGGTGCTGCCAGAGGAGCGCATCTCGGGCCAGGTGGGGCCAGACCTGCACGCCTATCCCTTTACTGTGCTGCATGGTTATATTCATCCA GTTGTCTCAGCAATTCCAGTGCACTTGGATGGAAAGTCTGCTCCTGGCCAGGTGCCCACCGGCAGTGTTTGCTATGAAAGAAATGGG GAAGTGTTCTACCTTACCTACACTCCTGACGACGTGGAGGGTAACATCCACCTGGACACCGGTGATAAAGTCAGCTTTTATATGGATACCAACAAGCA TACTGGAGCAGTCAGTGCTCGTAATATTCAACTGGTGAAGAAAAAGCAAATGAGGTGCCAGGGTGTGGTGTGTGCTACAAAG GAGGCATTTGGATTCATTGAGAGGGCTGACGTGGTGAAGGAGATCTTTTTTCACTACAGTGAGTTCAAGGGTGATCTGGAGGCTCTGCAGGCTGGAGATGATGTCGAGTTCACTATTAAAGACAGAAAT GGTAAAGAAGTAGCCACAGATGTGAGACTGCTCCCCCAAGGAACAGTCATCTTTGAGGATATTAGCATTGAGCAGTTTGAAGGCACAGTCGCCAAGGTTATTCCCAAGGTTTCCACCAAAAACCAG AATGACCCTCTTCCAGGTCGCATCAGTGCCAGGATCGGTTTCACTGACAAGGAACTGCCATTTGGGGAAAAGGACACCAAATCCAAGGTGACCCTTTTGGAAGGGGACCACATACAGTTCAACATCTCCACCGACCGTAGAGACAAGCTGGAGAGGGCGACCAACATAGACATCCTTCCAGACACCTTCAACTTCACCAAGGAGACACGTGAAATG GGGGTGATTGCAGCTATACGTGATGGCTTTGGCTTCATTAAATGTGTGGATCGGGATGCTAGGATGTTCTTTCACTTCAGTGAAGTCCTGGAGGAGAGCCAACTGCACATCTCAGATGAAGTGGAGTTCACTGTTGTGCCT GATATGCTGTCAGCTCAGAGGAACCACGCAGTGCGCATCAAGAAGCTGCCCAAAGGCACTGTGTCCTTCCATACCCAGTCTGAGCAGCGCTTTGTTGGTACGGTGGAGAAGGAAATTATGTCAGCCACCGCCAAAAATGCCAGTCCCAACAAGAACAAGGAGAAG GAATCTGAGGAAGGAGTGATTGCATATGAAGACTGTGGAGTGAAGCTCACTGTGCAATACCATACCAAGGATCTGGAGGGAGGATGTCACCCACAGGCTGGAGACAAG GTGGAGTTCTCCATCAATGAAGTGAAGAGAACAGGCCAGCAGAGTGCAGTCTCCATCAGGGTCCTGAACCGAAATGCTTCCAATGCCAAGAGACTGCACGGATTTGTTGCCACACTGAAGGACAACTTTGGCTTCATCGAGACAGCAAATCATGACCAGGAGATTTTCTTTCACTACAG TGAAATGTGTGGAGACTTGGATAACTTGGAGCTTGGTGACACAGTGGAGTACACTCTCTCTAAGGGAAAAGGAAACAAAGTCAGTGCTGAAAAGGTTACCAAAGTGGCTGCAG TGAATGGCATCGGTGATGATGTTAGTGTAACAGTGATGATGGGGAAAGTCATCCGTCCCTTACGCAGTGTGGACCCGTCCCAGACAGAATACCAAGGGCTTATTGAAACCTCAGAGGAAG GTGGAACTAAAGGCCAGAATTATCCCTTTGGAATCATGGGCATGGCAAACAAGGCTGATTGTCTTCAGAAAGGAGAGCTTGTCAAGTTCCAGATTTGCACAGTAACTCAGACTGGACAGAAGATGGCGTGTAATGTGGTCCCCCAGCGTAGAGCCATGGTGGAGTGTGTCAAAGACCAG TTTGGCTTCATCACATATGAAGTGGGTGAGAGCAAGAAGCTTTTCTTCCATGTAAAAGAAGTACAGGATGGCCTGGAGCTCCAGACCGGGGATGAGGTGGAGTTCTCAGTTGTCCTCAATCAACGCACAGGAAAATGTAGTGCCTGCAACGTACGCAGAGTCAG TGAGGGGCCAAAACCAGTGGTGACTCCGCGTCCTGACCGCCTAGTGAACAGACTGAAGAGCATTACCCTTGACGATGCCAGTGCTCCTCGCCTGGTCATTGTAAGACAGCCCCGTGGTCCTGACAATTCAAAG GGCTTCAATGTGGAGCGCAAGACTCGCCAGCCTGGTGTCATTGACTGA
- the csde1 gene encoding cold shock domain-containing protein E1 isoform X6, whose product MGSPWKGFVEFTLPASPPTAFVSADLSSTSPVGLSLSPYGRSMSFDPGMLHNNGHTAYANGTGPGIRETGVVEKLLTSYGFIQCSERQARLFFHCSQYNGNLQELKIGDDVEFEVSSDRRTGKPIAVKLLKIKPEVLPEERISGQVGPDLHAYPFTVLHGYIHPVVSAIPVHLDGKSAPGQVPTGSVCYERNGEVFYLTYTPDDVEGNIHLDTGDKVSFYMDTNKHTGAVSARNIQLVKKKQMRCQGVVCATKEAFGFIERADVVKEIFFHYSEFKGDLEALQAGDDVEFTIKDRNGKEVATDVRLLPQGTVIFEDISIEQFEGTVAKVIPKVSTKNQNDPLPGRISARIGFTDKELPFGEKDTKSKVTLLEGDHIQFNISTDRRDKLERATNIDILPDTFNFTKETREMDMLSAQRNHAVRIKKLPKGTVSFHTQSEQRFVGTVEKEIMSATAKNASPNKNKEKVPQESEEGVIAYEDCGVKLTVQYHTKDLEGGCHPQAGDKVEFSINEVKRTGQQSAVSIRVLNRNASNAKRLHGFVATLKDNFGFIETANHDQEIFFHYSEMCGDLDNLELGDTVEYTLSKGKGNKVSAEKVTKVAAVNGIGDDVSVTVMMGKVIRPLRSVDPSQTEYQGLIETSEEGGTKGQNYPFGIMGMANKADCLQKGELVKFQICTVTQTGQKMACNVVPQRRAMVECVKDQFGFITYEVGESKKLFFHVKEVQDGLELQTGDEVEFSVVLNQRTGKCSACNVRRVSEGPKPVVTPRPDRLVNRLKSITLDDASAPRLVIVRQPRGPDNSKGFNVERKTRQPGVID is encoded by the exons aTGAGTTTTGACCCAGGCATGCTCCATAACAATGGGCACACTGCGTACGCCAACGGCACAGGGCCTGGCATCAGAGAGACAGGCGTGGTGGAGAAGCTTCTAACTTCTTACGGTTTCATCCAGTGCTCCGAACGCCAGGCTCGTCTCTTCTtccactgctcccagtacaatGGTAACCTGCAGGAGCTTAAAATAGGAG atgatgtagagtTTGAGGTATCCTCTGACAGGCGCACTGGCAAGCCCATAGCAGTGAAGCTGCTTAAGATAAAGCCAGAGGTGCTGCCAGAGGAGCGCATCTCGGGCCAGGTGGGGCCAGACCTGCACGCCTATCCCTTTACTGTGCTGCATGGTTATATTCATCCA GTTGTCTCAGCAATTCCAGTGCACTTGGATGGAAAGTCTGCTCCTGGCCAGGTGCCCACCGGCAGTGTTTGCTATGAAAGAAATGGG GAAGTGTTCTACCTTACCTACACTCCTGACGACGTGGAGGGTAACATCCACCTGGACACCGGTGATAAAGTCAGCTTTTATATGGATACCAACAAGCA TACTGGAGCAGTCAGTGCTCGTAATATTCAACTGGTGAAGAAAAAGCAAATGAGGTGCCAGGGTGTGGTGTGTGCTACAAAG GAGGCATTTGGATTCATTGAGAGGGCTGACGTGGTGAAGGAGATCTTTTTTCACTACAGTGAGTTCAAGGGTGATCTGGAGGCTCTGCAGGCTGGAGATGATGTCGAGTTCACTATTAAAGACAGAAAT GGTAAAGAAGTAGCCACAGATGTGAGACTGCTCCCCCAAGGAACAGTCATCTTTGAGGATATTAGCATTGAGCAGTTTGAAGGCACAGTCGCCAAGGTTATTCCCAAGGTTTCCACCAAAAACCAG AATGACCCTCTTCCAGGTCGCATCAGTGCCAGGATCGGTTTCACTGACAAGGAACTGCCATTTGGGGAAAAGGACACCAAATCCAAGGTGACCCTTTTGGAAGGGGACCACATACAGTTCAACATCTCCACCGACCGTAGAGACAAGCTGGAGAGGGCGACCAACATAGACATCCTTCCAGACACCTTCAACTTCACCAAGGAGACACGTGAAATG GATATGCTGTCAGCTCAGAGGAACCACGCAGTGCGCATCAAGAAGCTGCCCAAAGGCACTGTGTCCTTCCATACCCAGTCTGAGCAGCGCTTTGTTGGTACGGTGGAGAAGGAAATTATGTCAGCCACCGCCAAAAATGCCAGTCCCAACAAGAACAAGGAGAAGGTACCACAG GAATCTGAGGAAGGAGTGATTGCATATGAAGACTGTGGAGTGAAGCTCACTGTGCAATACCATACCAAGGATCTGGAGGGAGGATGTCACCCACAGGCTGGAGACAAG GTGGAGTTCTCCATCAATGAAGTGAAGAGAACAGGCCAGCAGAGTGCAGTCTCCATCAGGGTCCTGAACCGAAATGCTTCCAATGCCAAGAGACTGCACGGATTTGTTGCCACACTGAAGGACAACTTTGGCTTCATCGAGACAGCAAATCATGACCAGGAGATTTTCTTTCACTACAG TGAAATGTGTGGAGACTTGGATAACTTGGAGCTTGGTGACACAGTGGAGTACACTCTCTCTAAGGGAAAAGGAAACAAAGTCAGTGCTGAAAAGGTTACCAAAGTGGCTGCAG TGAATGGCATCGGTGATGATGTTAGTGTAACAGTGATGATGGGGAAAGTCATCCGTCCCTTACGCAGTGTGGACCCGTCCCAGACAGAATACCAAGGGCTTATTGAAACCTCAGAGGAAG GTGGAACTAAAGGCCAGAATTATCCCTTTGGAATCATGGGCATGGCAAACAAGGCTGATTGTCTTCAGAAAGGAGAGCTTGTCAAGTTCCAGATTTGCACAGTAACTCAGACTGGACAGAAGATGGCGTGTAATGTGGTCCCCCAGCGTAGAGCCATGGTGGAGTGTGTCAAAGACCAG TTTGGCTTCATCACATATGAAGTGGGTGAGAGCAAGAAGCTTTTCTTCCATGTAAAAGAAGTACAGGATGGCCTGGAGCTCCAGACCGGGGATGAGGTGGAGTTCTCAGTTGTCCTCAATCAACGCACAGGAAAATGTAGTGCCTGCAACGTACGCAGAGTCAG TGAGGGGCCAAAACCAGTGGTGACTCCGCGTCCTGACCGCCTAGTGAACAGACTGAAGAGCATTACCCTTGACGATGCCAGTGCTCCTCGCCTGGTCATTGTAAGACAGCCCCGTGGTCCTGACAATTCAAAG GGCTTCAATGTGGAGCGCAAGACTCGCCAGCCTGGTGTCATTGACTGA
- the csde1 gene encoding cold shock domain-containing protein E1 isoform X4: MGSPWKGFVEFTLPASPPTAFVSADLSSTSPVGLSLSPYGRSMSFDPGMLHNNGHTAYANGTGPGIRETGVVEKLLTSYGFIQCSERQARLFFHCSQYNGNLQELKIGDDVEFEVSSDRRTGKPIAVKLLKIKPEVLPEERISGQVVSAIPVHLDGKSAPGQVPTGSVCYERNGEVFYLTYTPDDVEGNIHLDTGDKVSFYMDTNKHTGAVSARNIQLVKKKQMRCQGVVCATKEAFGFIERADVVKEIFFHYSEFKGDLEALQAGDDVEFTIKDRNGKEVATDVRLLPQGTVIFEDISIEQFEGTVAKVIPKVSTKNQNDPLPGRISARIGFTDKELPFGEKDTKSKVTLLEGDHIQFNISTDRRDKLERATNIDILPDTFNFTKETREMGVIAAIRDGFGFIKCVDRDARMFFHFSEVLEESQLHISDEVEFTVVPDMLSAQRNHAVRIKKLPKGTVSFHTQSEQRFVGTVEKEIMSATAKNASPNKNKEKESEEGVIAYEDCGVKLTVQYHTKDLEGGCHPQAGDKVEFSINEVKRTGQQSAVSIRVLNRNASNAKRLHGFVATLKDNFGFIETANHDQEIFFHYSEMCGDLDNLELGDTVEYTLSKGKGNKVSAEKVTKVAAVNGIGDDVSVTVMMGKVIRPLRSVDPSQTEYQGLIETSEEGGTKGQNYPFGIMGMANKADCLQKGELVKFQICTVTQTGQKMACNVVPQRRAMVECVKDQFGFITYEVGESKKLFFHVKEVQDGLELQTGDEVEFSVVLNQRTGKCSACNVRRVSEGPKPVVTPRPDRLVNRLKSITLDDASAPRLVIVRQPRGPDNSKGFNVERKTRQPGVID; encoded by the exons aTGAGTTTTGACCCAGGCATGCTCCATAACAATGGGCACACTGCGTACGCCAACGGCACAGGGCCTGGCATCAGAGAGACAGGCGTGGTGGAGAAGCTTCTAACTTCTTACGGTTTCATCCAGTGCTCCGAACGCCAGGCTCGTCTCTTCTtccactgctcccagtacaatGGTAACCTGCAGGAGCTTAAAATAGGAG atgatgtagagtTTGAGGTATCCTCTGACAGGCGCACTGGCAAGCCCATAGCAGTGAAGCTGCTTAAGATAAAGCCAGAGGTGCTGCCAGAGGAGCGCATCTCGGGCCAG GTTGTCTCAGCAATTCCAGTGCACTTGGATGGAAAGTCTGCTCCTGGCCAGGTGCCCACCGGCAGTGTTTGCTATGAAAGAAATGGG GAAGTGTTCTACCTTACCTACACTCCTGACGACGTGGAGGGTAACATCCACCTGGACACCGGTGATAAAGTCAGCTTTTATATGGATACCAACAAGCA TACTGGAGCAGTCAGTGCTCGTAATATTCAACTGGTGAAGAAAAAGCAAATGAGGTGCCAGGGTGTGGTGTGTGCTACAAAG GAGGCATTTGGATTCATTGAGAGGGCTGACGTGGTGAAGGAGATCTTTTTTCACTACAGTGAGTTCAAGGGTGATCTGGAGGCTCTGCAGGCTGGAGATGATGTCGAGTTCACTATTAAAGACAGAAAT GGTAAAGAAGTAGCCACAGATGTGAGACTGCTCCCCCAAGGAACAGTCATCTTTGAGGATATTAGCATTGAGCAGTTTGAAGGCACAGTCGCCAAGGTTATTCCCAAGGTTTCCACCAAAAACCAG AATGACCCTCTTCCAGGTCGCATCAGTGCCAGGATCGGTTTCACTGACAAGGAACTGCCATTTGGGGAAAAGGACACCAAATCCAAGGTGACCCTTTTGGAAGGGGACCACATACAGTTCAACATCTCCACCGACCGTAGAGACAAGCTGGAGAGGGCGACCAACATAGACATCCTTCCAGACACCTTCAACTTCACCAAGGAGACACGTGAAATG GGGGTGATTGCAGCTATACGTGATGGCTTTGGCTTCATTAAATGTGTGGATCGGGATGCTAGGATGTTCTTTCACTTCAGTGAAGTCCTGGAGGAGAGCCAACTGCACATCTCAGATGAAGTGGAGTTCACTGTTGTGCCT GATATGCTGTCAGCTCAGAGGAACCACGCAGTGCGCATCAAGAAGCTGCCCAAAGGCACTGTGTCCTTCCATACCCAGTCTGAGCAGCGCTTTGTTGGTACGGTGGAGAAGGAAATTATGTCAGCCACCGCCAAAAATGCCAGTCCCAACAAGAACAAGGAGAAG GAATCTGAGGAAGGAGTGATTGCATATGAAGACTGTGGAGTGAAGCTCACTGTGCAATACCATACCAAGGATCTGGAGGGAGGATGTCACCCACAGGCTGGAGACAAG GTGGAGTTCTCCATCAATGAAGTGAAGAGAACAGGCCAGCAGAGTGCAGTCTCCATCAGGGTCCTGAACCGAAATGCTTCCAATGCCAAGAGACTGCACGGATTTGTTGCCACACTGAAGGACAACTTTGGCTTCATCGAGACAGCAAATCATGACCAGGAGATTTTCTTTCACTACAG TGAAATGTGTGGAGACTTGGATAACTTGGAGCTTGGTGACACAGTGGAGTACACTCTCTCTAAGGGAAAAGGAAACAAAGTCAGTGCTGAAAAGGTTACCAAAGTGGCTGCAG TGAATGGCATCGGTGATGATGTTAGTGTAACAGTGATGATGGGGAAAGTCATCCGTCCCTTACGCAGTGTGGACCCGTCCCAGACAGAATACCAAGGGCTTATTGAAACCTCAGAGGAAG GTGGAACTAAAGGCCAGAATTATCCCTTTGGAATCATGGGCATGGCAAACAAGGCTGATTGTCTTCAGAAAGGAGAGCTTGTCAAGTTCCAGATTTGCACAGTAACTCAGACTGGACAGAAGATGGCGTGTAATGTGGTCCCCCAGCGTAGAGCCATGGTGGAGTGTGTCAAAGACCAG TTTGGCTTCATCACATATGAAGTGGGTGAGAGCAAGAAGCTTTTCTTCCATGTAAAAGAAGTACAGGATGGCCTGGAGCTCCAGACCGGGGATGAGGTGGAGTTCTCAGTTGTCCTCAATCAACGCACAGGAAAATGTAGTGCCTGCAACGTACGCAGAGTCAG TGAGGGGCCAAAACCAGTGGTGACTCCGCGTCCTGACCGCCTAGTGAACAGACTGAAGAGCATTACCCTTGACGATGCCAGTGCTCCTCGCCTGGTCATTGTAAGACAGCCCCGTGGTCCTGACAATTCAAAG GGCTTCAATGTGGAGCGCAAGACTCGCCAGCCTGGTGTCATTGACTGA
- the csde1 gene encoding cold shock domain-containing protein E1 isoform X1 produces the protein MGSPWKGFVEFTLPASPPTAFVSADLSSTSPVGLSLSPYGRSMSFDPGMLHNNGHTAYANGTGPGIRETGVVEKLLTSYGFIQCSERQARLFFHCSQYNGNLQELKIGDDVEFEVSSDRRTGKPIAVKLLKIKPEVLPEERISGQVGPDLHAYPFTVLHGYIHPVVSAIPVHLDGKSAPGQVPTGSVCYERNGEVFYLTYTPDDVEGNIHLDTGDKVSFYMDTNKHTGAVSARNIQLVKKKQMRCQGVVCATKEAFGFIERADVVKEIFFHYSEFKGDLEALQAGDDVEFTIKDRNGKEVATDVRLLPQGTVIFEDISIEQFEGTVAKVIPKVSTKNQNDPLPGRISARIGFTDKELPFGEKDTKSKVTLLEGDHIQFNISTDRRDKLERATNIDILPDTFNFTKETREMGVIAAIRDGFGFIKCVDRDARMFFHFSEVLEESQLHISDEVEFTVVPDMLSAQRNHAVRIKKLPKGTVSFHTQSEQRFVGTVEKEIMSATAKNASPNKNKEKVPQESEEGVIAYEDCGVKLTVQYHTKDLEGGCHPQAGDKVEFSINEVKRTGQQSAVSIRVLNRNASNAKRLHGFVATLKDNFGFIETANHDQEIFFHYSEMCGDLDNLELGDTVEYTLSKGKGNKVSAEKVTKVAAVNGIGDDVSVTVMMGKVIRPLRSVDPSQTEYQGLIETSEEGGTKGQNYPFGIMGMANKADCLQKGELVKFQICTVTQTGQKMACNVVPQRRAMVECVKDQFGFITYEVGESKKLFFHVKEVQDGLELQTGDEVEFSVVLNQRTGKCSACNVRRVSEGPKPVVTPRPDRLVNRLKSITLDDASAPRLVIVRQPRGPDNSKGFNVERKTRQPGVID, from the exons aTGAGTTTTGACCCAGGCATGCTCCATAACAATGGGCACACTGCGTACGCCAACGGCACAGGGCCTGGCATCAGAGAGACAGGCGTGGTGGAGAAGCTTCTAACTTCTTACGGTTTCATCCAGTGCTCCGAACGCCAGGCTCGTCTCTTCTtccactgctcccagtacaatGGTAACCTGCAGGAGCTTAAAATAGGAG atgatgtagagtTTGAGGTATCCTCTGACAGGCGCACTGGCAAGCCCATAGCAGTGAAGCTGCTTAAGATAAAGCCAGAGGTGCTGCCAGAGGAGCGCATCTCGGGCCAGGTGGGGCCAGACCTGCACGCCTATCCCTTTACTGTGCTGCATGGTTATATTCATCCA GTTGTCTCAGCAATTCCAGTGCACTTGGATGGAAAGTCTGCTCCTGGCCAGGTGCCCACCGGCAGTGTTTGCTATGAAAGAAATGGG GAAGTGTTCTACCTTACCTACACTCCTGACGACGTGGAGGGTAACATCCACCTGGACACCGGTGATAAAGTCAGCTTTTATATGGATACCAACAAGCA TACTGGAGCAGTCAGTGCTCGTAATATTCAACTGGTGAAGAAAAAGCAAATGAGGTGCCAGGGTGTGGTGTGTGCTACAAAG GAGGCATTTGGATTCATTGAGAGGGCTGACGTGGTGAAGGAGATCTTTTTTCACTACAGTGAGTTCAAGGGTGATCTGGAGGCTCTGCAGGCTGGAGATGATGTCGAGTTCACTATTAAAGACAGAAAT GGTAAAGAAGTAGCCACAGATGTGAGACTGCTCCCCCAAGGAACAGTCATCTTTGAGGATATTAGCATTGAGCAGTTTGAAGGCACAGTCGCCAAGGTTATTCCCAAGGTTTCCACCAAAAACCAG AATGACCCTCTTCCAGGTCGCATCAGTGCCAGGATCGGTTTCACTGACAAGGAACTGCCATTTGGGGAAAAGGACACCAAATCCAAGGTGACCCTTTTGGAAGGGGACCACATACAGTTCAACATCTCCACCGACCGTAGAGACAAGCTGGAGAGGGCGACCAACATAGACATCCTTCCAGACACCTTCAACTTCACCAAGGAGACACGTGAAATG GGGGTGATTGCAGCTATACGTGATGGCTTTGGCTTCATTAAATGTGTGGATCGGGATGCTAGGATGTTCTTTCACTTCAGTGAAGTCCTGGAGGAGAGCCAACTGCACATCTCAGATGAAGTGGAGTTCACTGTTGTGCCT GATATGCTGTCAGCTCAGAGGAACCACGCAGTGCGCATCAAGAAGCTGCCCAAAGGCACTGTGTCCTTCCATACCCAGTCTGAGCAGCGCTTTGTTGGTACGGTGGAGAAGGAAATTATGTCAGCCACCGCCAAAAATGCCAGTCCCAACAAGAACAAGGAGAAGGTACCACAG GAATCTGAGGAAGGAGTGATTGCATATGAAGACTGTGGAGTGAAGCTCACTGTGCAATACCATACCAAGGATCTGGAGGGAGGATGTCACCCACAGGCTGGAGACAAG GTGGAGTTCTCCATCAATGAAGTGAAGAGAACAGGCCAGCAGAGTGCAGTCTCCATCAGGGTCCTGAACCGAAATGCTTCCAATGCCAAGAGACTGCACGGATTTGTTGCCACACTGAAGGACAACTTTGGCTTCATCGAGACAGCAAATCATGACCAGGAGATTTTCTTTCACTACAG TGAAATGTGTGGAGACTTGGATAACTTGGAGCTTGGTGACACAGTGGAGTACACTCTCTCTAAGGGAAAAGGAAACAAAGTCAGTGCTGAAAAGGTTACCAAAGTGGCTGCAG TGAATGGCATCGGTGATGATGTTAGTGTAACAGTGATGATGGGGAAAGTCATCCGTCCCTTACGCAGTGTGGACCCGTCCCAGACAGAATACCAAGGGCTTATTGAAACCTCAGAGGAAG GTGGAACTAAAGGCCAGAATTATCCCTTTGGAATCATGGGCATGGCAAACAAGGCTGATTGTCTTCAGAAAGGAGAGCTTGTCAAGTTCCAGATTTGCACAGTAACTCAGACTGGACAGAAGATGGCGTGTAATGTGGTCCCCCAGCGTAGAGCCATGGTGGAGTGTGTCAAAGACCAG TTTGGCTTCATCACATATGAAGTGGGTGAGAGCAAGAAGCTTTTCTTCCATGTAAAAGAAGTACAGGATGGCCTGGAGCTCCAGACCGGGGATGAGGTGGAGTTCTCAGTTGTCCTCAATCAACGCACAGGAAAATGTAGTGCCTGCAACGTACGCAGAGTCAG TGAGGGGCCAAAACCAGTGGTGACTCCGCGTCCTGACCGCCTAGTGAACAGACTGAAGAGCATTACCCTTGACGATGCCAGTGCTCCTCGCCTGGTCATTGTAAGACAGCCCCGTGGTCCTGACAATTCAAAG GGCTTCAATGTGGAGCGCAAGACTCGCCAGCCTGGTGTCATTGACTGA